Proteins found in one Micropterus dolomieu isolate WLL.071019.BEF.003 ecotype Adirondacks linkage group LG12, ASM2129224v1, whole genome shotgun sequence genomic segment:
- the LOC123980705 gene encoding ovarian cancer G-protein coupled receptor 1-like, whose protein sequence is MEDYYFNSTSQDQSYNYSYSSNYQSYINITVTDYGYNFTSDYYDYSEYCKKCFIVYVVTCIIIAIGLPLILVAIYALYSMVRSDHVAPIYLINLLITDLLQLCFMIVEVAQPEDWKISEIFFYFYLVVLVASVNFMVCIALERYLVIAHPLWYHFGRTIKSSVVVCVLVWVISLVFVVLFYFVDYLVAIIMFVILQLLPFPPLIFSLVGTLKALSATISVPSDQKRRIVGILVLVLLIYTLLYLPNIIFYLEDLKEKYDENLDILSFIFVKFSPLADSVLYVFMRKGTIDKLLASVCCCRMDSNDISRSSV, encoded by the exons ATGGAAGATTACTACTTTAACAGCACCTCACAGGACCAAAGCTATAACTACAGCTACAGCAGCAACTATCAGAGTTACATCAACATCACTGTGACCGACTATGGTTACAACTTCACCTCTGACTACTATGATTACAGCGAGTATTGCAAAAAATGTTTCATCGTGTATGTGGTGACATGCATAATCATCGCTATCGGCCTTCCTCTGATCCTGGTGGCCATCTATGCTCTTTATTCTATG GTGAGAAGTGATCATGTTGCTCCCATCTACCTCATCAACCTTCTCATTACCGACCTGCTTCAACTCTGCTTCATGATCGTTGAGGTGGCACAACCTGAGGATTGGAAGATATCTGAgatctttttctatttttatctcGTTGTTCTGGTTGCCAGTGTGAACTTCATGGTCTGCATCGCCCTGGAAAg gtatttggtcatcgcCCACCCACTGTGGTACCACTTTGGACGAACCATCAAGAGCTCTGTGGTGGtctgtgtcctggtctgggtcATTTCTCTTGTCTTTGTCGTCCTTTTCTATTTCGTTGATTATCTGGTCGCCATCATAATGTTCGTCATCCTCCAGCTCCTTCCCTTCCCGCCGTTAATATTCTCCCTGGTTGGGACCCTCAAAGCCCTGTCTGCTACCATCTCGGTCCCCTCTGATCAAAAACGAAGAATTGTGGGAATTTTGGTTCTGGTGCTGCTTATTTACACCCTGCTGTACCTGCCCAACATAATTTTTTACCTAGAAGATCTGAAAGAAAAGTATGATGAGAACCTCGACATCCTGTCTTTTATCTTCGTGAAGTTCAGTCCTCTTGCAGACTCAGTCCTGTATGTCTTCATGAGGAAAGGGACCATAGACAAGCttttggcctctgtgtgttgctgcagaatggACAGCAATGATATCAGCAGGTCATCAGTATGA